The Natrinema amylolyticum genome includes the window CGACACGGTCCGGTACGTCGACCTCTACGTCGACGTGATCCGACAGGGCAACGGGACGGTCGAAATCGTCGACGCGGACGAACTCGAGGCCGCCGTCGACGACGGACTGGTCTCCGAGGACCTGGCCGAGAAAGCGATGGACGTAGCGGAAGCCGTCGAGCGCGCGCTCTCGAAATAGGATTTCGTCTCGATCTGTGCTTTCGATGGGTCTCGCACTCGAGAGAGCCGTGAATGGAACGAGTAGGGCAGGAACGTGATCCCGACAGAGACGAGTGCCCTGCTACCGTGTCAACGGGGAATCGCCACGTCCTCCCCAGCCGATTCGCTCGGTCATTCTTCCCTCGCTCATCCCTCGCGCGGCCTCGTCGGCCGCCCTCACTATCGTTCGGACGGCCGCCAGCACGCGCCACCACACGGCGGTCGGCTGAGACAGAGTGAGATGCCGGTGCTTGTACTGACCGCTGTAGAGTGATGAACTTGAGAAGCGAGGCGATGACGTCCCCCGGTCGCGATCTTATTCCGACCGGTCGTCGGGCGCGTGGATCTCGTCGTCGAGGACGATCTCGAGGCGGCCGTCCGCGAACAGTCGGTCGATCTGGCCGTGCGTAAATTTGCCGTCGCAGTCCTCGCCGACGAACGTGACGAGGCGGTCGGTCTGCTCGACGACGGTCGCGAGCGAACTCCCGGTTCGGTAGTGGTAACGAACGGTCGCTCCGGGGTGGAGCGCCTCCGCGGTGACGCTGAGGTACTCCCGGCGGTGGAGGGTCATTACCCGGAAACGCCCTGAAATCGGTATAGGCTTTCTGGCTGCTGCCTGCGCCGCTTTGATGCGTTCCAACCGGGACCGATCAAACGCGAGGGTCTCGAGGGCTTCGAGAGCGTCGAGGGGCCTCGAAGCGGTCCGTTCGGGTCGCTCAGTCCGAGGCGCTCGCGACCGCCTCGGGTCCGGGAACGGTCGGGAGCAGGCCGACGTACTCGTCGAGGTCGAGCGCGAACTCACCGTCCCCGACGGTCGTCGGCCGAACCCAGCGGAACTCGAACTCGGACCCGTGTTCTCCCCCGCCGTCGGTGACGGTGTGAGTCCACCGATCTCGGGGCTCGTGCACCCTCGAGTGGAAGAAGTGACGCACGTACCGCCTGCCTTCGCGTCGCGTCCAGATATCGGTCGTCAGGCGTCGGGTCCCGTTCAACGTCACGAGGCCGCTCTCCTCGCGGACCTCCCTGAACAGCGCCTCCCGCGGTGATTCGCCCGTCTCGAGCGTTCCCTTCGGGATCTGCAGTCCGTCGTGTCCGGGCCCCTCGAAGACCAAAAGCTCGCCCGTCCCGCGCGTGATGTACGCGCACGCCTTCTGAACGTACGTGACTTCGTTCATGATACCAAGTAACACACTGTTCCGCCGTAAAAACCTATCATAGGTGTGATTAAAGGACTATAAGGAAATCATGTGATCGGTTCGGCCCCCGATATCTCCGAGCGTCTCAGTCGGAGGCGACGGCCGGTTCCCCCTCCCCGACGGGCGCGTCGCCATCGAGTCGCGTGAACAGGGTCGCGAGCGCCGGCCCGGAGACGTTGTGCCAGACGCTGAAGAGCGCCGGGATCAGCGCGGCGCTCGGACTGAAGTGAGCCGTCGCGAGCGCGACCGCGAGGCCGCTGTTCTGCAGACCGACTTCGAACGCGCACGCTCTGGCTCGGTCTTCGGCCATGTTCGCCGCGTGGCCGACGGCGTAGCCGGCTCCCAGCCCGAGGCCATTGTGCAGCACGACTGCGAGGAAGACCAGAACGCTCGCGCCGAGGATCGTCTCGACGCTGAGTCCGACGACGGCCGCGACGATGGCGACGATTGCGACCACGCTGATCGCAGGGAAGATCGAGAGCCCCGCCCGCGCGACCGCCGGCGCGTACTCGTCGAGCACGTAGCGCAACGCGAGACCGCCGATGACCGGGAGCAGGACGACCTGCACGATCGACGTCGCCATCTCGGCGAACGTGACCGTGATCGACTCGCCCGCGAGCAGGACGATCCACGCCGGCATCACCAGCGGCGCGGCGATCGTCGTCAGCGACGTGATCGACACCGACAGCGCGACGTCGCCGCGACCGAGATAGGTCATCACGTTCGACGCGGTGCCGCCCGGCGCTGCGCCGACGAGGATCAGTCCGATACCGATCTCTTCCGGCAATCCGAGCGCGACGACGAGGGCGTAGGCGATCGTCGGCATCAGAATCCACTGGCCCATCGCCCCGATGAAGACGTCCCGCGGCCGCTCGAGGATCCGGCGGAAGTCCTCGGGGGTCAGCGTCAGCCCCATTCCGAGCATGATGATGCCCAGCAGCGGGGTGATGTATGGCGCGATCCAGGTGAACGCCTCGGGCGAATACAGTGCCAGCGGAGAGACGACCAGTACCCAGACGACGAAGTACTTACTTGTGAAATTACCTATCAGTTCCAGGGAGCGCTGTAACGTCATTCTCCCCTCACCACACTGGAAAGCATGCTCAGGCGTCTGTAGGTATGTTATATTAATACTACGGCTTCCGTGTTCGATCGTGTCCGCCTCGATACATGCGGCCGGCCGCAGTCAGCGACGGGCGGCGAGAGGACACGGCGCTCGAGCGACGAGTACGGAACCGCATGCGAGCGTCGATCGCAACGGAATCAGGTCGCGAAGTTGTCTTCGGCCACCGGCCGTCCGCAAACGGGGCAGCCGTTCGCCAGCGTCGCCTCGCGCATCGGGTCAGTCACCGGGATCTCTCGGCGACAGTCGGGGCAGGTAAATTCGTACGGTTTCATGGATCTGGGTGGTGTGCTCGCCGACTAGTTGTTCGCTCCCGTTCCGGATAGGGAGGTAACCCAGATATAGAGGGACGTATATAGGCGGCACGCCGGCGGCCGTATCGCTCACCGCCGAGTTCCGATCACGAGTGCGTGACACGGCTGCTCGAGGCCGACCGCTCGCGGCGACCGGTACGAGAGCGCTCGGACGTGAGTCGTTTCCCTCGCCCGTCTCACGGGTAACTACATTGGTCCTTCGGGACGAATCCGGAGCCGGGATGCCCACTCGAACCCTTCTCACGGGCGCGACCGGAACGCTCGGGACGGCGCTGCGCCCTCGGTTGCGAACTGCGGGCCGCGACGTTCGGGCGGCGAGCCGTTCGCCGCCGTCCGACGGCGATGACGGTGCCTGGATCGCAATGGACCTGACCGACGGGACTGGCGTTCGCGAAGCCGTCGACGATGTCGACGTGGTCGTCCACGCGGCGACTGCGCCCCAGGGCGACACCGAGGCCGTCGACGTTCGCGGCACCGAACGGCTGCTCGAGGCGGCGGCCGACGCCGGCGTCTCGAATTTCCTCTACGTCTCCATCGTCGGCGTCGACAAGATCCCCTTCTCGTACTACGAGCACAAACTGGCGGCCGAGCGGGCCGTCGCGGCCAGCGCGGTCCCGTCGACGATCGTCCGCGCGACGCAGTTCCACTCGTTCGTTGCCGACATTCTCGAGACGGTCTCAAAACTGCCGGTCTGGCCGCTGCCGACGGGAATTCGGCTCCAGCCGATCGACGCGGGGGAGGCGGCGGACGCGATCGTCGAGCGCGCGATCCCCGAGTCGGCCGGCCGAGTGCCCGATATCGGTGGACCAGAGGTACGGACCGTCAGAGACCTCGCGACGACCTACCGCGACGTGCGCGGCCTGCGGCGACCAATCGTCCGCCTTCCACTTCCCGGCGAGACCGCGGCCGCGTTCAGAGCCGGCGACGGGCTCTGCCCGGATCGAACCGTCGGGTCGGTGACGTGGAAGGAGTGGGTCACGGCCAGATACGACTGATCGTTGCACGCGCGCCCCGTCCCGCTCACCAGAGGTTCGCCGCGACGAACGCGATCTGGACGATCACGAGCACCGCGAGGACCGCCAGCACGCACAGTTCGTAGTACCCGCGGTGACGGTCGAACTCGGGGGTGCCCTCGAGGACGGTTCCGAGCGCTCGGAGTCCGAGGTAGGTCGCTGCCACGAGCGCCGGGAAGAGCGCCAGCGCCACGGCCGTCGGCGCGTACTCCGGCCCGTAGTAGGTGCCGACGGTCCAGCGAATCCGAACGCTGTCCCCGAGTACCCGGGCGGACGCGAGACTCACTGCGACGCTTGCAAGCACGAGCAGGACGCCGCCGGCTGCCGTCGGTCGAAGCCGGCCGCCGGCGGGACTGGCACACAGCGCGGCCAGCCGCGTCACGACGCGGCGAAATCGGTGGGCGATCCGTCCGACCGTTTCCGAGCGACGAGTCGATGGCATCGTATTCGTCCGAACGGGACGCGGGACGAAAACCCGACCCGCACGACTGCAGCCGCTGCAGTCGTGGAAATCCCTTTACGTTCGTTCTCGGTACACGTCGGTACCGTGAGTGAGGAGCCGGATGTCGAGACGATCGGGACCCTGCTAGAGGACCCGACAGTGCGAACGATCCTCACCGAGACGAGCCAGAAACCCATGTCAGCGAGTACTCTGAGCGACCACTGCGACGCGTCCCGACCCACGGTGTACCGGCGACTGGAAGACCTCCGCGAGTGCGATCTCCTCGTCGAACGGACGAAGCCCGATCCCGACGGGGGCCACCACCGGACCGTCTACTCGACGAACCTCGAGCGGATCACGGTCGAGCTCCGAGACGACGGATTGCGCCTCCGTATCGACCGCCGCGAGGACATGGCGGACCGGTTTACGAGCTTAATCGAGGGGATGTGACGTGCGCTCGATACCGATCCAGCTCTGGGAGGCGTCCCCGGCCGAGTGGGTCGCGACGTTCGTGCAAGCGACCGACGTCCTGAGTGCGCTCATCGGCCTGTTCATCGCCTATCAGGCCTATCGCGGCTACCGGCGAAACGACAGTCGGCCGATGCTGGTCATCGCCGTCGGCTTCCTCTTTGCGCTCGCAGTCCCCTTCCTCCTCGTGGTTCTCTACGTGCTGGTCCCGTTCCTTTCGGAGACGTTCGTCGCCGTCCTCAGTCAGCTCAGCCAGATCTCGGGACTGCTCGCGATCCTGTACGCGCTCAGAATGCCGGCGTAACCCCGTCTCTTCCACCGGATCTCTTCGGGCAATCGACCGAACGGTTTAGGCGATACGAACAGACAAGGTGAACCGTTAAGTCTTGGTGGGCGTTAGCACGACTAATGAGCACGTTACACGACGAGATGTCCGACGTTCGGTCGGAGGTCGACGACGTGCGAACGCACCTCAGAGAGGAGGTCCCGGACCTGTTCGACTTCGACGTCACGGTCGGCAACATCACGTACAACGCGAACAGCAACAGCGTCTCGGTCACCGTCGAACCGAGCTCCGGAGCGCGAGAACAACTCTCCGATCAGTTCGGCGGCGTGAACGTGAAGACGGAGGGAAGACTCGAACTCGAGTTCCGGTTTACCGAAGCCGCGTCGGAGTAGGCCGGTTCGGCGGACCTGCCGCTCCCGCTCGAGGGCGGTCCGATCAGTCGGCCGCGAGCTTGTCGAGGCCGGCCGACTCGATGTCCGCGCCGTCGACCGACGAGCGCAGCGAGTCCATCCCGTCGTCGCGGTCGATGTCGAAGTCGTTCTCGTACAGCTCCGCGACGCGGGTCATCTCCTCCGCGGAGAGTTTGGGTACGTCGCTGGCGGCCGCCCACTCGTCGATATCGGCTTTCGTGCGGAACGTCGGCGTCACGGTCGCGACGGGATCGTGGCTCAGGAGCCACGCGATCGACGCCTGGCCCATCGTGCGCTCGCCGTCTCGCTCTCGCGAGCCCTGCTCGCTCGAGCCGGCCGCGGAGCCGTGCTCCGCGCGCTCCAGGAACCGAAGCCGCTCGAGTTTCTCCCAGCCGGTCTCGTACCACTCGTCGGGACGGAAGCCGCGGTGATCGCCCTCACCGAGTTCGGTCTCGGGCGTGACCTGCTCGTTTAAGATGCCCGAGGAGTGGGGGACGCGGGGGATCAGGCTGGTCGACGAGCCGGTCCGCTCGATCGTCTCGAGGAAGTGGTCGCCGACCTCCTGCTCGAGCATGTTCCAGACCAGTTGGACCGAGTCGAACTCCTCCTCGATCGCGAGGTCGCCCTCGGCGAGCCAGCCGATCGAGGGACCGAGCGCGAGGCCGGTGGCCTCGATCAGGCCCTCTTCCTCGAGTTCGTCCAGTAGCTCGAGCACGTCGGGAGTGATCTCGTCGACGTCCGCGTTGTGGAGTTGGAGCACGTCGACGGAGTCGACGCCGAGACGGTCGAGGCTCTTGTGGACGGCGTCCCGAAGGTACTCCGGATCCATCTCCTTGGGGAGTTCGCCGTGGCCGGCCTGGGGGTTGTCGTAGAAGTCGTAGCCGACCTTCGTCGCGATCGTAACCTCGTCGCGGACCTCGGCGAGCGCCCGCCCGACCAGTTCCTCGCTGTTGCCGTGACCGTAGACGTCGCCCGTGTCGAAGTAGGTGATCCCCTGCTCGACGGCGTACCGCAGCATCTCGATCGCGTCGTCGTCCGAGCGGTCGCCCCACCAGTCAGTTCCGACGGTCCACGCGCCGAAACCGACTTCGCTGACCTCGACTCCGGAGTCGCCGAGTTCGCTGTGTTGCATGTTCGGCCCTTCGTAGCGGGGGAACTTATGGTGAACGGAACGGTCGAGCGACCGGTCCGAACGGGTTCGGGACGCCGATCGCTCGAGTCGAATCCTTCTTGCCCCGCGGCTGACAACTGTGGGTATGGACGGTTCCCGCGCTCGGCCCCGGCGTTCCGGCCGACTCCTGTTGGCGGTCCTCCTCGCTCTCGTCCCGCTCGGACTCCTCGTCGCGCGATACCTCGAGATTCCCGGGGACCGCGTCACGATCGGCGCTGTTGCGGGGGGCATTCTGCTCGTGGTCGGCGCGCTCGCACTGCCCGCGCTGCTCCTCTCGAGTTGGCAGTCGACAGAGGAGTGACCGCGAGGTCTCGATCAGCTCATCCGAGCCGACCGAACGGGTAACCCTCACGCCAGTGGGTCCGGCAACCGGGACCGCACAACCGAACCCCTATGAACTCGGCGAGCAATACCTCGGAGTATGACAAAGCGGTACGTGTCGCTCCCCGAGGAGGCGGAAACGGGGATGCGCGAGTTCATCGACGAGGTCGATCGACGACTCTCGAGCGACGAGGACACCTGCTCGGTCGTCGAGGACGTCCTGATCGACCTCTCGGGCGACCGCGAGGCCTACGAACGCTGGCAGGACGGCGAGTCCGTTTCGGCGGCCGAGCGCGTCCGTCTGCAGAGCTACGATCCCTGTAACACGACCCTCGAGAGCGAGTACTACGCCGAGAAAGACGAGGAGCAGTTCCGCCGCTCGAAGCACCTCCAGTGGCTCTGGCGACAGTTCGACAGCCTGCCGATCGCGGACAACGTCGAGTTCGCCCTGCGGTTCCGACGGATGCTCGCTGATCACCTTTTCGAGGACTGCGGCGATAACTGTCGCTTCTTCAAGGGAATCTCGTTCACCTACGGTCACAACATCACGATCGGGGACAACACGGTCGTCCACGACGACGTCCACCTGGACGACCGCGGGAAACTCACGATCGGTGAC containing:
- a CDS encoding DUF7521 family protein, encoding MRSIPIQLWEASPAEWVATFVQATDVLSALIGLFIAYQAYRGYRRNDSRPMLVIAVGFLFALAVPFLLVVLYVLVPFLSETFVAVLSQLSQISGLLAILYALRMPA
- a CDS encoding acyltransferase codes for the protein MTKRYVSLPEEAETGMREFIDEVDRRLSSDEDTCSVVEDVLIDLSGDREAYERWQDGESVSAAERVRLQSYDPCNTTLESEYYAEKDEEQFRRSKHLQWLWRQFDSLPIADNVEFALRFRRMLADHLFEDCGDNCRFFKGISFTYGHNITIGDNTVVHDDVHLDDRGKLTIGDRVSISDGVHIYSHDHDVVDQTEVRNYHTIVEDDVRLTYDAMVRAGCKVGENAIVGARGIVQNDVPAHHIAIGMPAKSVKIKPGWEDVATPIDDAGTNRQDERHLAYDLPDDLEVFDEFQRDLQQP
- a CDS encoding DUF7560 family zinc ribbon protein, which translates into the protein MKPYEFTCPDCRREIPVTDPMREATLANGCPVCGRPVAEDNFAT
- a CDS encoding NUDIX hydrolase — encoded protein: MNEVTYVQKACAYITRGTGELLVFEGPGHDGLQIPKGTLETGESPREALFREVREESGLVTLNGTRRLTTDIWTRREGRRYVRHFFHSRVHEPRDRWTHTVTDGGGEHGSEFEFRWVRPTTVGDGEFALDLDEYVGLLPTVPGPEAVASASD
- a CDS encoding SDR family oxidoreductase, translated to MPTRTLLTGATGTLGTALRPRLRTAGRDVRAASRSPPSDGDDGAWIAMDLTDGTGVREAVDDVDVVVHAATAPQGDTEAVDVRGTERLLEAAADAGVSNFLYVSIVGVDKIPFSYYEHKLAAERAVAASAVPSTIVRATQFHSFVADILETVSKLPVWPLPTGIRLQPIDAGEAADAIVERAIPESAGRVPDIGGPEVRTVRDLATTYRDVRGLRRPIVRLPLPGETAAAFRAGDGLCPDRTVGSVTWKEWVTARYD
- a CDS encoding helix-turn-helix domain-containing protein — translated: MSEEPDVETIGTLLEDPTVRTILTETSQKPMSASTLSDHCDASRPTVYRRLEDLRECDLLVERTKPDPDGGHHRTVYSTNLERITVELRDDGLRLRIDRREDMADRFTSLIEGM
- a CDS encoding bile acid:sodium symporter family protein; the protein is MTLQRSLELIGNFTSKYFVVWVLVVSPLALYSPEAFTWIAPYITPLLGIIMLGMGLTLTPEDFRRILERPRDVFIGAMGQWILMPTIAYALVVALGLPEEIGIGLILVGAAPGGTASNVMTYLGRGDVALSVSITSLTTIAAPLVMPAWIVLLAGESITVTFAEMATSIVQVVLLPVIGGLALRYVLDEYAPAVARAGLSIFPAISVVAIVAIVAAVVGLSVETILGASVLVFLAVVLHNGLGLGAGYAVGHAANMAEDRARACAFEVGLQNSGLAVALATAHFSPSAALIPALFSVWHNVSGPALATLFTRLDGDAPVGEGEPAVASD
- a CDS encoding aldo/keto reductase — protein: MQHSELGDSGVEVSEVGFGAWTVGTDWWGDRSDDDAIEMLRYAVEQGITYFDTGDVYGHGNSEELVGRALAEVRDEVTIATKVGYDFYDNPQAGHGELPKEMDPEYLRDAVHKSLDRLGVDSVDVLQLHNADVDEITPDVLELLDELEEEGLIEATGLALGPSIGWLAEGDLAIEEEFDSVQLVWNMLEQEVGDHFLETIERTGSSTSLIPRVPHSSGILNEQVTPETELGEGDHRGFRPDEWYETGWEKLERLRFLERAEHGSAAGSSEQGSRERDGERTMGQASIAWLLSHDPVATVTPTFRTKADIDEWAAASDVPKLSAEEMTRVAELYENDFDIDRDDGMDSLRSSVDGADIESAGLDKLAAD